Below is a window of Corynebacterium kalinowskii DNA.
GCCTGACGCGCGCTGCTATTGATAAATCCTCATGGTGCATAAGGATTTCTAGATACCAGTCTACGCTGTCAGAACCTGTTTAGGCAGTGGTTCTAACCAATTACGCGGGTAGGTCGACGGGACGTGCTGCTTCCGCGTTAGCTGGGTAGATAAGTGCGTAAATAACACGCATGACATTTGCGATGATTTCGCCAATACCATGGCTGAAGAAGTCGAGAACCGGAGTCATGATTGAATTGATATCCATGGGGAACAGAATACAGCCACTGCCGGTGCGAGATGGACTAAATCCCTCCCGAGTCCGGTTCCCCAACGACGCTCCGGCAATGACCGCCCGCGAGTTTGTCGCACATCTCATCACAACGCAGCGCTACGTTCATCCGGACGATAACGACGCTGCCCTCGATAAACGCTTCGCGGACAACGAAGTCGTCGACCAGCGCGGCACGCCATTCCAACCGGATCAGCTCCTCAAAAGCGGCCAAGACATCTGGTTTTATCGCGTCCCAGCCCCCGAATTGGAAGTGCCACACGAGATTGGGATCATCCATGAGGATGCGGAGCTGTTGGTCGTCGATAAGCCCCCATTTTTGGCCACCTTCCCGCGCGGCAGCCACATCACCGAATCCGTGCTGGTGCGCATGCGTCGCCAGACCGGCAACCAGGCCCTGTCCCCCGCGCATCGGCTTGATCGCCTGACCTCGGGAGTGCTCGTGCTGACCAAGCGCCCGGAGATTCGCGGCGCTTATCAGGAGCTGTTTGCCCGGCGCGAGGTGGACAAGGTGTACGAGGCGATTGCGGACGTCAATCCGGCGATCACGCCCGGCACCGT
It encodes the following:
- a CDS encoding pseudouridine synthase — translated: MISPIPWLKKSRTGVMIELISMGNRIQPLPVRDGLNPSRVRFPNDAPAMTAREFVAHLITTQRYVHPDDNDAALDKRFADNEVVDQRGTPFQPDQLLKSGQDIWFYRVPAPELEVPHEIGIIHEDAELLVVDKPPFLATFPRGSHITESVLVRMRRQTGNQALSPAHRLDRLTSGVLVLTKRPEIRGAYQELFARREVDKVYEAIADVNPAITPGTVWEHRMEKERGEFKTRIVAGPVNARTEVNAVTLIDATEHTTLEAMHGPLGPQARYELHPLTGRTHQLRLHMFLAGSPILGDPVYPDVLPLEAEDFGVPMHLLSRRLSFIDPLSGEPREFVSKI